TCCGCCCCGGGTCGCGCTTCGGGAGCGACGGGCCGGTGCGTGAGGGCTGCGGGATGCTGGATGAGCGAGTCCACTCCCCCGAGCGAGACGGCATGGGTGAACAGGCGGACGGCACCGGTGAGGGCCTCGGCGGCCGCATATCCCCCGGCCAGGCGGATGGCGATCATCGCCCCGCCTCCGCGCATTTGCCGACCGACGATGCCGCGCACGTCGTCGAGCTCGGGGTAGAACACCTCGGCGACGGCGGGGTTGTCCTGCAGCTTCGCGATCATGGCGCGCGCGTTCGCCTGCTGCGCCTGCAGGCGAACCGGCAGCGTGGCGAGCCCGCGGTGCAGCAGGTAGGCGCCCAGCGGGTGCAGCAGTGCCCCCGTGATGGCGCGGACGCGCCGCAGCGCCTGCGCGGTCTCCTCGGAGCAGGCGATGACACCGGCGATCACGTCGCCGTGCCCGCCGATGTACTTTGTCGCGCTGTGCAGCGACATCGCGGCCCCGAGGTCGAGCGGGTTCTGCAGCAGTGGGGTGGCGAAGGTGTTGTCGACCATGACCGGCACGCCCTGTGCCTGCGCGACGACCGCCGCGATGTCGACGAGGTCGAGGGTGGGGTTCGCCGGCGTCTCGAGCACGATCAGCCCGGTGTCGGGACGGATGCTGTCGCCCACCTCGTGCTCGTGGCAGAAGGTGACCTCCGCGCCGAGGAGGCCCGAGTCCAGCAGGTGGTCGGTGCCGCCGTACAGCGGGCGGACCGCGACGATGTGATGCTTTCCGGCTCCCGTGGTGTGCGAGAGGATCGCCGCGGTCGTCGCGGCCATGCCGGAGCTGAATGCGACCGCCGCGTCGGCGTGCTCGAGCTCGGCCAGCGCGTCTTCGAAGCGGGCGACCGTGGGGTTCCACAGCCGGGCGTACACATTGCCGCCATCGGCCAGCGGGTGCCCGCCGTTCGCCATCGACTCGTACGAGTCGCCGCCGTGCAGGATGTCGGGCAGCGGGTTCGTCGATGACAGATCGATCGGGGCGGCATGCACCCCCATCGCGGCGAAATCGGAGCGTCCGGCGTGGACGGCGACGGTGTCGGGATGCAGCGGCAGGTCAGACATGACACCAGGATGCTCCCTGCAGCGGACACCTGCCACCATCGTTGTTCACCATTCGGTCGAGCGCGGGCATATGTTGTTCTGAGAACAACAGCATCGACTCATCGGGAGCAGGAATTGGCAGCAGCGCACACCGCCACTGGGCACTCCGCCGCGGCGGACGAACTCGACCTGCGCATCCTCGCCGCGCTGACCGCGCAGCCGGACGCCCCCGTCAAGCAGCTCGCGGCCGGGCTCGGCATCCCGGCCTCGACCTGCGCCTTCCGGCTGCGTGCACTGCGCTCGCGCGGCGTGATCACGGGCCTGCACGTGGTCATCGATCCGGCCGCGCTGGGAGCCACCGTCCAGGCGATGATCCGGGTGCGCCTGGCGAACCACAGCAAGAGCGGGGTCGATGCACTGTTCGACGCGCTCGTCGCCACGCCGGGGGTCCTGCAGGTGTTCCACATCGCCGGCGCCGATGACTTCATCGTGCATGTGGCCGTGACCGATGCCACCGCGCTGCGCGACATCGTGCTCGAGCACATCACCGTGCACGATGTGGTGCGGGCGACGGAGACGCAGCTGGTCTTCGAACGCC
Above is a genomic segment from Microbacterium sp. W4I4 containing:
- a CDS encoding Lrp/AsnC family transcriptional regulator yields the protein MAAAHTATGHSAAADELDLRILAALTAQPDAPVKQLAAGLGIPASTCAFRLRALRSRGVITGLHVVIDPAALGATVQAMIRVRLANHSKSGVDALFDALVATPGVLQVFHIAGADDFIVHVAVTDATALRDIVLEHITVHDVVRATETQLVFERREGVGMLPRA
- a CDS encoding PLP-dependent aspartate aminotransferase family protein, translated to MSDLPLHPDTVAVHAGRSDFAAMGVHAAPIDLSSTNPLPDILHGGDSYESMANGGHPLADGGNVYARLWNPTVARFEDALAELEHADAAVAFSSGMAATTAAILSHTTGAGKHHIVAVRPLYGGTDHLLDSGLLGAEVTFCHEHEVGDSIRPDTGLIVLETPANPTLDLVDIAAVVAQAQGVPVMVDNTFATPLLQNPLDLGAAMSLHSATKYIGGHGDVIAGVIACSEETAQALRRVRAITGALLHPLGAYLLHRGLATLPVRLQAQQANARAMIAKLQDNPAVAEVFYPELDDVRGIVGRQMRGGGAMIAIRLAGGYAAAEALTGAVRLFTHAVSLGGVDSLIQHPAALTHRPVAPEARPGADIVRLSIGLESVEDLLADLEQALAKAPSPVATAGGR